In Calonectris borealis chromosome Z, bCalBor7.hap1.2, whole genome shotgun sequence, a single genomic region encodes these proteins:
- the DIRAS2 gene encoding GTP-binding protein Di-Ras2 — translation MPEQSNDYRVVVFGAGGVGKSSLVLRFVKGTFRESYIPTIEDTYRQVISCDKSICTLQITDTTGSHQFPAMQRLSISKGHAFILVYSITSRQSLEELKPIYEQICQIKGDVESIPIMLVGNKNDENQNREVDSSEGEAMAKKWKCAFMETSAKLNHNVKELFQELLNLEKRRTVSLQIDGKKSKQQKRKEKLKGKCVVM, via the coding sequence ATGCCTGAGCAAAGCAATGATTACAGGGTGGTTGTGTTTGGAGCTGGAGGAGTGGGCAAAAGTTCTTTGGTCTTGAGATTTGTGAAGGGCACTTTCAGAGAGAGCTACATCCCTACCATTGAAGACACCTATCGGCAGGTGATCAGCTGTGATAAGAGCATATGCACTTTGCAGATAACCGACACTACAGGGAGCCATCAATTTCCAGCCATGCAACGTCTTTCTATTTCTAAAGGACATGCTTTCATTTTGGTTTACTCTATCACCAGCCGACAGTCCTTGGAGGAACTCAAACCTATCTATGAACAAATATGTCAGATTAAAGGAGATGTGGAAAGCATTCCAATAATGCTAGTGGGGAACAAAAATGATGAGAACCAAAATCGAGAGGTGGACAGCAGTGAAGGGGAAGCCATGGCAAAGAAGTGGAAATGTGCCTTCATGGAGACCTCTGCCAAACTGAACCACAACGTGAAAGAGTTATTCCAAGAATTGCTAAACCTAGAGAAACGCAGGACTGTGAGTTTACAAATTGATggcaaaaaaagcaagcagcagaaaaggaaagagaagctgAAAGGCAAATGTGTGGTGATGTGA